One candidate division WOR-3 bacterium genomic window, CAGATGCCCAGGAGTTGGAACCGGGTGCCAGGTAAACACCGCTCGTCATCGCACGGTTGGAGAAGAACCAGACTCCGCCTCGTGCCCGCACTCGCCACTGGTTGGCACCCGTGGTATAGACTGAATCAGAAGAAGTTAGCTCCCAACACGAATCACTCCACACGAAACTGTTAGCATGGTTTGCCCGGGCAAAGCTTCCCGCTGCAAAACTGTGGTTCCCGGCAGCCTTGTTGTAATAACCGCCTGGCACCGTGGCATGGATGCCTGAGGCGGTGTTGTGATACCCACCACCAACCGTGGCATCGTAGCCCGAGGCGGTGTTGTCATACCCACCGCCAACTGTGGCAGAGAGGCCCGAGGCGGTGTTTCCACACCCGCCGCCAACTGTGGCAGCGTAGCCCGAGGCGGCATTGTTAAGTCCACCGCCAACCGTGGCATACTCGACCGAGGCGACGTTGTACCGTCCACCGCCAACCGTGGCAGAGAGGCCCGAGGCGGTGTTCCAATATCCGCCACCAACAAAGGCAAATTCAGCGGTTGCTGAGTTGTCCATACCACCGCACACCACCACTGCGGTATCTTCAACACCATCACCAGCGAGGTTGGAATAGCCTGAGAGAGCCCCGCTGTAAGGCGCCCGAGCCGTATCAGCGTATCCACCGCCAACTGTTGCATCGGTGCCCGAGGCGGCGTTGTAAACCCCGCCGGCAACTGTGGCACCGTAGCCCGAGGCGGTATTGTACCGTCCGCCGGCAACTGTGGCACCGTAGCCCGAGGCGGTGTCTCTATATCCACCGCCAACTGTAGCATACCAATCCGAGGCGGTGTTGAGCATGCCACCGGCAACCGTGGCAGCGTAGCCCGAGGCGGTGTTGCCATATCCGCCAGCAACCATGCAGTAGTTATAATTCTGGCTGCTTGTTCCAGTTGTGCAGGCAACACCAAGGTTGGTATGGGTGCGGCGACCGGAACCATAAAGCATATTGCCTGCACCACCACGCGCAATGCCCAGTTGCCTTATTGTGTAAAGGACCGAGTCGGGTGTGCCGCGCACCCAGGCGCTGTCACCCTGACCAACACTGTCGTTTCTTGGTGCCCAGGCGGAGCCGGTCCACTTTAAAACCTGACCGGTTGCCGCACCCATCTGATTCAGGTCAGCAGCCAGTATCGTCCCATCCTGAATCATTGCGCTGGTGATGGAGTTTGCCTGATTTGTCCGCACAAATGCGGTCGTGTCTTTGCCCTGGAGTTTATGGCTGTTTGCCGCAACCCGGGCTGAATCGGCAAAGGTGATGCCGCCGGTTACCACCGCAGCGGTGTCAGCCCGGTTGGCATAAGCAACTTCACCAACCACATTGGCTCCCGAAACATAGAGTGCGGTGTCCGCCCGGTCCGCCTTGGGATAGTCAACCGCACCCCAGAGGTTGCTGTTCCAGCGATAGGAGTTTGCCGCAACCCGGGCTGAGTCAACTGAAACGACATTTGCGGCACGGGCATAGTCCGCGGTGTCCGCATAGGGTGCCTTGAAGTTTGTTGCCGCATCAGCCCGCAAAATAGTGCCATCCTGGATTTTTGCCGATGTTACCGCATTATTGGCAATCGTAGGATTGGGATAGGTGCCAGTAAGGTCACCACCAGCAGGCCCTGATGGCTGAGCATTCGCCGCATAGTTGGCGCTGTCTGCCTTGCGTGCAAGATAGGCATAGGCAGCACTCACCAGCCTGATTCTGGGACTTAATGGCGCATAAGGGTTTACCTGCATCTCAAGATACAGATTGCCCGCCTCAGGAATGTACGGAATCGGTGTGATTTCACCTAATATGCAGTTAAACAGCCCAGAATGTGTGGTGACATAACTCTGTGTTTCGCTCCAGAATGCGGTGCCACCGGTTGGTGTGGTGAAAAGCCGAAAGGTGATAGAGTATGTTGAGTCTGGAACCGGATTGCCTGTGTTGTCGGTCAGTTTGCCCTGATAGGAAATGAGGTTGGGGATGGTAATCTGGTCAATCTGAAGCACGGGCTCCTGTTTTACTGACGGGCTGCCTACTATGGCATCCATCGCATCATCTTGTGCCATTGCGACAGCAAACAGACACAGGGTGATTGATAAAAAAGGAGTTAAGTATCTCATCTCTCCTCCTTTCGTTTAGATGGTTTATATAACCCCTTTTCTTCTGTGCAGTGGAAGGATACAGTGACCGGACCTACAGCATCTCTTCCAGAGCCTCTGAGCAATTGTAACCTATTGGGGGGATTATGTCAATGCCAAAAGCCACCTTTTTCAGCGCACAACTTAAATGCGGTACACTAAATACCGAGCCCGTTCAGGTGGAAAGAAGTTTGAGCATCGTCCGGGCATTCTTCAGCATATCCTCATCGTTGTTGAAGAAAACATAAACCGCTTGCGGATTTCTTGCCCAGATTTTCACCGCCACCTCTCTTAATTCTTTAGCGGTATAGTTGTGATGGTACCAGCTATCTCTGCCGTGCATCCGGAAATAAATTATCCCTGAACTGTTGAAAATTTCCCGGGGAAGCGATGGCGCATCTACCGAAACAAAGGTAATTCGAAGTTCCTTTGCCCAGAGTTCGGTTTCCGTGTTAAACCATTCGTCTTTCCGGCACTCCAAAGCAAATCTTTTGCCTAAACCAGTACTAGAGGCAAAATCGCCAATCTTCTTTTTCTCGCGCAAAGTCAGTTGGGGTGGCAGTTGAAATAAGTAAAAATCAATTAGACAATCCAGCGGCTCAAAAAGCGCCCGGAACCTTTCCCAGACTTTATAACCCTCATCGGTAAACCGGTACTTATGGGTAATCAGCCGGGAAACCTTTACCGCCCAGCGCAACCCCTTACCCTTATCAGCCCACGATTTAACCTGGTTCGGAAATGGAAACCGGTAAAAAGAAGCGTTTAATTCAACCGCATTCAACCCTGAATGGGCAACAAACCAGTCCAGACGGCGCTCAGGGTTCCAGGAGTAGAACCAGCCTGAAGTGCCAACAAAAACGCGCACATTTCATGATAAATCGGCATTGTGCACTGTCAAACCGGTATTTAACCGCAGCAATCCTTTGCTTGACATTGGACAACTTAAACTTATAATTTACTTAACTTGGCAAGCTGCAACCTAAAAGGAGGAAGAATGCGCAAAGAAGGTATCGCTTTTGCGGCAGCTGCGATTGTGTTTCTGGCTCTTACCCTGCCTGTCTTTGCCGAAATGGCAAACAATAGCCCCTGCCTCTGCGGGGCAAAAATAACGCCAATTCAAGGAAGCGCCAGAAATGTTTATATCGCCCAGGTCCGGTATTCTGACCCGGACAACGACCCGCCAGCAAAGGTTGAAGTTTATATCGATGGCATCGCTTATCCAATGCGCCGCGTAAAGGGCAAGCCGTCCGCCGGTATTTACCAGGCACGGTTGACCTTACCCATGGGTGAGCACAAATACTACTTCTACGCCGAGGATGTGCGAGGAATGTCGATTCGCTTCCCCCGCTACGGCGAAAAACCCGGACCGTTTGTTGGCGCCGGTAAACAGATTTACGACCGACTGCCGGTGCTCAGCAACGGCGGTGTTCATGAAGACTATATCACCGGTACGAATATGTACACATTTACCGTTGATTATCTCGATAAAGACGGCAAAAATCCCCAGGCGGTGCGGGTTGTAATTGACGGTATCCCAAGGGATATGGCGCTTCTTCAGGGAACACCCGCTGCCGGCGTCTACTACTACAAAACGACTTTGCCCCCGGGTAACCATGTGTACTACTTCGCGGCGATTGACGATTGCGGCTCCTGTGTACTCCATCCCAAGCACGGCGTCATCTACGGACCGACTGTTGGTGAGATTGAAAACCACCAACCGGTTTTGATGGGTGAAAAGGTTGAACCCGCTGCGGGTTATCCCAACACCATTTTTACCTACTATGTAGAATACCGGGACCCGAACAACGACCCACCGGCTCGAGCCGAAATCTATATAAACGGCAAACCATTTGAGATGCGCCTTGTCGGCGGCAAACCCTATACCGGAATCTACCAATACAAAACCCGGCTTTATCCTGGTGCTTTCCATAACTATTACTTTTACTTTGAAGATGGTAAAGGTGGCTTCTGCCGTTATCCGGAGATCGGCTATTTTCACGGACCGATTGTAACCAGATAGCATAACAAAATGAAATGAAAAGGGAGGAAGTTTTATGAAAAGAAGTTTCGCATTGGTTGCCATGGTGGCGGCATTCGTCGGGCTCTTGTCCCTTGGCTGCCCCAAATCCAAGGCACCATCGACACCGATAATTTCCTATTCCCCGGAATCAACCTGGGTAAACGCCACCACCTCAATTCGGGTGTTTACTTCAGTATCCGGGAACAAAGATGTCCGGTTTATCGTTGACCTCGGGCAGCCCGATGGCAAAATGGACACCTCGGAGGTATCGCCAAGCGGTGACACCGTGGTTATTGCCCCGAAATGGACCCAGGTCGGAACCTTCAATTACAAAGTTGCTGCCTATCTTGACGAAGACCCGACAAAAATCTCCGAATGGTCTGAGGCAAAACAAATCCGCGTACTGCCCAACAACCCGCCGCAAAACCTCTGGTTCTGGGTGCCAGCATTGGTCCCAAGAAATGTAGACCAGGTGTTCATCGCCAGCGCCACCGACCCGGAAGGTGACTCAATCCAGTTCTACTTCGATTTCGGCGATAACTCAAAAGAATGGACTCAAACATTCGTCGCCTCAGGCGAAACCCTTACTTACACCCACAAATACCGCGACACCGGCAACTTCAAGGTAAAGGTTAAAGCCCGTGATAAAAAGCGCTCAGAATGTGCCCCAGAATCGACCGTAATTACGGTTGTTGCTCAAGGCCGGGTCCGCTGGTACTTTGCGGGCACGGTAAGTGGTGACTCGGAACCACCAATCGCTTCACCGGTTGTAGTTGTTGCCGGCGCGGACACATTGATTTACACCTACTGCGACGATGGCTACTTCTACTCGGTCAAGTACGGGGACGGAAGAAAGAAAAGTTCGGCAAACAGCAGCAAACCGGACCCGGAATCTTACATCTTCCAGGGTAACCCTGCCTACTGTGCAAACCAGGCACACATCATCATCGGCAGCGATGACGGCTACCTTTATGCACTGGGTGCCAGCGACTTGAGCAGTGCGTGGAAATGGCAGCCCGACACCAATGAACACGGCTGGGGTACACCGGCAATCAACGGCAATAACATCTACATCGTCTCTGATGCCAATGACACCTTATATTACCTCCAAGATGCGGGTAGTGCCTGCAATCGGCTGGGTGCCTACAAACTCCCGGCAAGTGTAATTGGTGCACCGGTCATCGACCGCTCCGGCTATGTGCTTGTTGCGCTTGACAACGGAACGCTCTATAAGATGGAACCGAATATCCAGAGCCCAGCATGGGTCTGTACGCTGCGCATTAACGCCGCATTGGGTTCGCCGGTTATCGGTGATGACGGTGTCATCTATGTGGCTGACGACTCCGGTTATGTTTATGCAATAAACGAAAACGGCACCAAGAAGTGGGAAAAAATGGTTGACCCGGCAGGGATTGCCGGACTGGTCTTAAACTCTTCGTTCTTATTTGTCGCAACCAGCGGGGGTAAGGTTGTTGCACTCCAGCCGGCAAACGGTAACGAAGGGTGGAGCAAGCAACACACCACAAACGAAATCATCGGCTCTCCCCTCCTTGCTGCCAACGGTTACCTCTACTTTATGGATGATGAGGACCAACTGTGGGCGATTGACCAGGCAACTGGTGATCTCAAATGGGTTGCCGACTGTTATACGCAAGTCGCGGGAAGGAGTAGCAACAATAGACCGCGCCGGCTGCTTGAAGAAAGCAACCCGAGCTTAGCGGTAGGGCCAACCGGTGACATCATCGTTGTCGGCAGTAACTATATGTACTGCGTCATTGGCCCGACAGACGGCACCCTGATGCAGGGCGCCCCCTGGCCCAAGTGGCAAAAGGACGAATACAACACCGGTAAAAAGTAAATCCCAACTATACACGCGGGGGATGGTTATCCATCCCCCGCTTTTTTTATCTTGACTTTGCAATTGTTGCCGGTAATGTTTGTTTGATGCGCCCAATCGCTATTTTGCTCACATTAATTTTAGTTTTACTCTCTGGTTCCTGCGGTAGTTCTGACCCCGTGGTGGCGCGGGTTAACAATGTTCCGATAAAAAAAACAACCCTGCTTAAATCCCTTCCTCAATCGATTGAACCCGGAAAAGAGTCCACGGTTGTTAAAGACTGTCTCGAAGGGCTTATAAACAAAGAACTTTTCGTTCAGGAAGCGATACGTCTGGGACTGGATTCTGTTATCGCCTATCCCCTCGAATTAGAGAAGAAGGGACTGGTAATTTATGAACTTTTTTCTGATATCGCTCGTTCCAGCCCACCGGTTCGCGCCCAAGAGTTACAGCAAGCCTACAACCTCTTGAGTCTACAGGTTCACTGTCGGGTTATCGTTGTGCGCGCGGAAACCCTTGCCCAGCGCCTTTACCAGGACCTGCAAAACGGTGCCCAATTTGAAAGCCTTGCGCTACGTTATTCAATCCATCCCAGCCGGACCAAGGCCGGCGATGTTGGCACCTTTCCTGCCTACTACATTGAAGAACCGATGCGCAGTGCGGTTCTGGCTTTGCAACCGGGTGAGTACACCAAACCGGTCTTTTTTGACTCCACCTATCAGATTGTCCTTTTATTGGACCGGGGTCCAACCGACCCGCCGCTACCACCATTTGCCGAAGCAAAACAGCAACTTGAAGAGCAGATTAAAATTTCACGCCAGCGCAAGGCGGCAAACGAGTATATCGCCCGGTTGCGCGCGCGCCTGGTTTACAACCCACTTGGTTTAGCAATTTTCTACAAACCGGTCGACTCAATTACCGAAGCAGAAAAAGAGGTTTGGGTGGCGGTACGGGACTCGAGTAAATATGTCAAAGTGGGTCGGCTCCTGCACATCGCCCGGCGTTTCCCGCCAGAACTGGACACCGCTTTACGCACTTATGCAATTAAACGGGCGATTGAAGACGACCTACTGTACGAAGATGGCTTGCAGCGTCGCCTTGACCAGACGCCCACCGTCAAGGAACAGATTGAGCGCAGTCGGCGTAAACTACTATATGAAACTCTCTACAACCGTATGGTCACCAGTACGATTCAGGTGTCCGATGCTGATATCTACAACTATTATCAGAATCACCGCGACCGTTATCCGGGTGAAGATTTTGCACTGGTTGCCCCGCTCATCCGCAACAACTTGACCATTGAACAGCGTACCACAAGGTATCAGGAGTACCTTGCCCAGCTCCGCTCCCATGCCAAAATCGGCGTCAACCAGGCGATACTGCAAAATGTCATCAATGAGATTGTCCGCAAAAATAAAGAAAAAAGTAAGGAGTGAATGATGATAAGAAAAGAAAACAATAGAACTGCCACAGCGCTCATAAACCCGGACAAGACCGTCCGGACTTCGGCGCTACTGGCTCTCTTATCTTTCGTATTCTGTTTAAGTTGTTCCAGCAGCCCTACGGGTCTCCATACCCCAAAGGGCAAGGTTGTTGCCCGAATTAATAAAGACCAAATCACCGCGCCGCAGGTGGACTACGCTGCCGAGCAACTGCGGGTTCAAGTCTCACCCAGCAACCTGCCTAAAATACTCGACCGGATGACCTCAATCTCTTTGCTTGCCGAAGAGGCGGTGCGACGGGGCTATCTCAAAGATGAAAAGGTCATTTCCGGGCTCGCCTGGATGGAAAGGATGTTTTTAGCCAACGAACTTGCCTCCCGGATTGCGGAATCGATTGAACCCACACCCGAGGAGATCAGCACCTACTTTCAGCAGCACCGCACCGATTTTACCCTCGGTTTAAAGATGATGCTGATGGTCCTCCCGGACTCCATCACCGCGGAACAGACCCTGGCTGAATTGAAACAGGGGGCTGATTTTGTTCGCCTGGCGCGCGAACGTTCAATTGACACCTCGGCGCTCAACATTCCTGGCTACCCAACACGCGGCGTCGGTATGTCACTGGGCTGGAACCTGCGCGATGAAGAAAAGGTTTTTACCTTAAACCCGGGAGAGGTATCACCGGTTCTCACCACCCCGCTTGGTTACCAGATCGTTAAGGTACTGGAAAAGAAAAAAATCAGTGAAAATCCCACTTTTAACGAAATCACCCAGTACTATATTTCTGAAGCGTTGAAGAGTGAGCAAAGGCGCACCGCCCTGGACACTATCCTCAATAACCTCCGGGAAAAGGCAAAAATTACGCTGCAACCCGAAGAGTACAGCCGCCGTTAACCATCAATGTTTCTGTCCCGTCGCTGGCTGGCTTTTCTTGCCCTCTTTCTCCTTTCGCTCTTCAACGGCGTTGCCCTTGCGGGTAGTGCTGACAGCATCGCTGCCGTCGTCGGCAATAAAATCATCCTGGAAAGTGAAGTCCAGCAACTGATGACCTACCTGCGGCTGATGAGCGGCGACACTATTACCGATGACAGCTTGCTCCGGACGAGCGTCCTGCGTCGCCTGCTGGATGAAGCGCTCCTATCAGAACAGGCGGAACAGGAATCGATTGATGTCACCCGGGAAGAAATCGCCGCCGGGGTTACCGAAAACCTCAACTCTTTAAAAGAGCGCTTCGCCACGGAGGCTGAGTTCCGGCAGACTCTTGCTGCTGAGGGCTTAACCGAGAAGCAGCTCCGCGACCGAATAAGTAAGGAGGTACGGCGCAACCTCCTTGCCCGCAAACTACTCGAAAAGGAAGGGCTCACCCAGATTTACATCTCGCCCGCTGAAGCGGAACAGTTCTACAACACCCATAAAGATTCAATCGCCCGCGTTCCCGGCAGGGTAGAACTGAGCCACATCCTTATCGCCCTGAAACCCTCGGATTCTGCCGAAGCCAGTGCTGCCCAGCGTGCCCAAGATGTTTTGAACTTAATTGCCCGGGGCGGCGATTTTGCTACCCTCGCCCGCTCTTTCTCCGAAGACAAAAAGACCGTGGCGCGAGGCGGCGACTGGGGTTGGCAGGACACCAACGCCATCCCCTGGGAGTTCAAACTGGTGCTCAATCAATTGCAATACGGACAGGTTTCTCCGCCCTTTCGCATTCGTTCGGGATACTGCATCGTCCAATTAACCGAGAGGAGTAAAAACCGGCTCCGTTTTCGTTCAATCTTAATCGCCGTTCCTATCACACGCGCAGATACCCTCCGCGCCTTATCAACCGCCCGCAAGATAAAAAATATGCTCAAACAGGGTGTACCATTTGAATCCCTTGCCCGGCGTTACTCGGACGACCCCGAGACCGCTAAAGAGGGAGGCTATCTCGGAACATTTTACCTCGATGGTCTGATGCCACCGTTTGACCAAGTTATTACCCAGCTTGACTCCGGTGCGGTCAGCGAACCGGTACTTTCCGAACACGGTTTTCACATCATCAAACTCCTTAATAAAGAACCCACCCGCACCCTCTCTTTTCTCGAAATTCAGGATGCAATACGCAACTACCTGTATGAACAGCGTTTTGCGGAACGGTTACGGCAATACCTTGACCGGGTGGAACGGAACATCTATGTTGAAGTCAAGGGTACGAGGCGACAAGTTAACGCTCCTTGACACAATGTCAGTTAACATTTTATAATAAAATAAAGGAGGAC contains:
- a CDS encoding DUF72 domain-containing protein, whose product is MRVFVGTSGWFYSWNPERRLDWFVAHSGLNAVELNASFYRFPFPNQVKSWADKGKGLRWAVKVSRLITHKYRFTDEGYKVWERFRALFEPLDCLIDFYLFQLPPQLTLREKKKIGDFASSTGLGKRFALECRKDEWFNTETELWAKELRITFVSVDAPSLPREIFNSSGIIYFRMHGRDSWYHHNYTAKELREVAVKIWARNPQAVYVFFNNDEDMLKNARTMLKLLST
- a CDS encoding PQQ-binding-like beta-propeller repeat protein, whose amino-acid sequence is MKRSFALVAMVAAFVGLLSLGCPKSKAPSTPIISYSPESTWVNATTSIRVFTSVSGNKDVRFIVDLGQPDGKMDTSEVSPSGDTVVIAPKWTQVGTFNYKVAAYLDEDPTKISEWSEAKQIRVLPNNPPQNLWFWVPALVPRNVDQVFIASATDPEGDSIQFYFDFGDNSKEWTQTFVASGETLTYTHKYRDTGNFKVKVKARDKKRSECAPESTVITVVAQGRVRWYFAGTVSGDSEPPIASPVVVVAGADTLIYTYCDDGYFYSVKYGDGRKKSSANSSKPDPESYIFQGNPAYCANQAHIIIGSDDGYLYALGASDLSSAWKWQPDTNEHGWGTPAINGNNIYIVSDANDTLYYLQDAGSACNRLGAYKLPASVIGAPVIDRSGYVLVALDNGTLYKMEPNIQSPAWVCTLRINAALGSPVIGDDGVIYVADDSGYVYAINENGTKKWEKMVDPAGIAGLVLNSSFLFVATSGGKVVALQPANGNEGWSKQHTTNEIIGSPLLAANGYLYFMDDEDQLWAIDQATGDLKWVADCYTQVAGRSSNNRPRRLLEESNPSLAVGPTGDIIVVGSNYMYCVIGPTDGTLMQGAPWPKWQKDEYNTGKK
- a CDS encoding peptidylprolyl isomerase, whose amino-acid sequence is MRPIAILLTLILVLLSGSCGSSDPVVARVNNVPIKKTTLLKSLPQSIEPGKESTVVKDCLEGLINKELFVQEAIRLGLDSVIAYPLELEKKGLVIYELFSDIARSSPPVRAQELQQAYNLLSLQVHCRVIVVRAETLAQRLYQDLQNGAQFESLALRYSIHPSRTKAGDVGTFPAYYIEEPMRSAVLALQPGEYTKPVFFDSTYQIVLLLDRGPTDPPLPPFAEAKQQLEEQIKISRQRKAANEYIARLRARLVYNPLGLAIFYKPVDSITEAEKEVWVAVRDSSKYVKVGRLLHIARRFPPELDTALRTYAIKRAIEDDLLYEDGLQRRLDQTPTVKEQIERSRRKLLYETLYNRMVTSTIQVSDADIYNYYQNHRDRYPGEDFALVAPLIRNNLTIEQRTTRYQEYLAQLRSHAKIGVNQAILQNVINEIVRKNKEKSKE
- a CDS encoding peptidyl-prolyl cis-trans isomerase; amino-acid sequence: MMIRKENNRTATALINPDKTVRTSALLALLSFVFCLSCSSSPTGLHTPKGKVVARINKDQITAPQVDYAAEQLRVQVSPSNLPKILDRMTSISLLAEEAVRRGYLKDEKVISGLAWMERMFLANELASRIAESIEPTPEEISTYFQQHRTDFTLGLKMMLMVLPDSITAEQTLAELKQGADFVRLARERSIDTSALNIPGYPTRGVGMSLGWNLRDEEKVFTLNPGEVSPVLTTPLGYQIVKVLEKKKISENPTFNEITQYYISEALKSEQRRTALDTILNNLREKAKITLQPEEYSRR
- a CDS encoding peptidylprolyl isomerase, which codes for MFLSRRWLAFLALFLLSLFNGVALAGSADSIAAVVGNKIILESEVQQLMTYLRLMSGDTITDDSLLRTSVLRRLLDEALLSEQAEQESIDVTREEIAAGVTENLNSLKERFATEAEFRQTLAAEGLTEKQLRDRISKEVRRNLLARKLLEKEGLTQIYISPAEAEQFYNTHKDSIARVPGRVELSHILIALKPSDSAEASAAQRAQDVLNLIARGGDFATLARSFSEDKKTVARGGDWGWQDTNAIPWEFKLVLNQLQYGQVSPPFRIRSGYCIVQLTERSKNRLRFRSILIAVPITRADTLRALSTARKIKNMLKQGVPFESLARRYSDDPETAKEGGYLGTFYLDGLMPPFDQVITQLDSGAVSEPVLSEHGFHIIKLLNKEPTRTLSFLEIQDAIRNYLYEQRFAERLRQYLDRVERNIYVEVKGTRRQVNAP